From the genome of Cellvibrio japonicus Ueda107, one region includes:
- a CDS encoding alpha/beta hydrolase: MSLHPELETFLELITLGRMSGQNKPLHALSVEQARVVFEQTSLVLDPDPPKSITVTAVLIPTRDGKTIRARLYRKTGKVSEKLPVILYFHGGGYVVGSLDSHEGICRRLAWYGDFAVLAPEYRLAPEYRWPVAVEDALDTANWLSKQGAAFDLDSAHVVVAGDSAGATLATTLAITSVKHPDWMEVKPIAQLLFYPVTDTTRLRASHRDYGKGYLLESETLEWFYQHYVETDQRSHWTISPLLISDIPILPPTYIRLAKFDPLHDEGSAYAQLLQTHGTCVQLTVENALTHDYLRMGGIVDEVDNIYKETILWLKSIQSQLNF; the protein is encoded by the coding sequence ATGTCATTGCATCCTGAATTAGAGACATTTCTTGAGCTGATCACATTGGGTCGTATGAGTGGGCAAAATAAACCATTACATGCACTATCCGTTGAGCAAGCTCGCGTAGTATTTGAACAGACGTCACTGGTATTGGATCCTGATCCACCTAAATCAATAACAGTGACTGCTGTGCTTATACCGACAAGGGATGGTAAGACAATCCGTGCTCGCCTGTATCGAAAAACGGGTAAAGTCAGTGAGAAGCTGCCAGTGATACTATATTTCCACGGAGGGGGTTATGTTGTTGGCAGCCTGGATTCCCATGAAGGGATATGTCGTCGTTTAGCCTGGTATGGCGATTTCGCCGTATTAGCTCCGGAGTATCGGTTGGCACCAGAGTATCGTTGGCCTGTTGCAGTGGAGGATGCTTTGGATACAGCAAACTGGCTATCAAAACAAGGGGCAGCATTTGACTTGGACTCTGCACACGTAGTCGTTGCTGGGGATAGTGCTGGCGCAACATTGGCAACGACATTAGCCATTACTTCAGTAAAACACCCGGATTGGATGGAGGTAAAACCGATAGCCCAATTGTTGTTTTATCCAGTAACAGATACAACCAGACTACGAGCATCTCATCGGGATTATGGAAAAGGTTATTTGCTCGAAAGCGAAACTTTAGAGTGGTTTTATCAGCACTATGTTGAAACTGATCAACGGAGCCATTGGACGATATCTCCCTTATTGATATCAGATATTCCTATCTTGCCACCTACCTACATAAGACTTGCTAAATTTGACCCATTACATGATGAAGGTAGTGCTTATGCACAGTTACTTCAGACTCATGGAACTTGCGTCCAGCTGACTGTGGAAAACGCGCTAACGCATGATTATTTACGTATGGGAGGAATTGTTGATGAGGTTGATAATATTTATAAAGAAACAATCCTTTGGTTAAAGAGCATTCAATCCCAGCTAAATTTCTAA
- a CDS encoding TonB-dependent siderophore receptor, with translation MSDKSISALRTKKKAKPGIDHIWPWARHSCIALAMAASMQVIAQQPINIPAQPLADALKQLGEKTGLQIIYDAAIIKGLNSQSAQGSNSQEVLRQLLGNTNIKYTISGNSVTLHAQNNAAALPSVQIISAPLGSTTEGSGSYTTGDTNSSTGLALSLRETPQSITVMSHDRLKDQGLTDVDKVMEQVVGIEPDRRSSIGGDSVGYVARGFFVSNYQVDGIPRPAAIYGFSEDKADLLAYDRLEIVRGPSGLMTGAGNPSAAINLIRKRPTDDFQANISAKTGSWDLYRLQTDVAGSLSDSGKVRGRFAVAKQENDTFVEREHIDRQIVYGVVDAMLFETTEVFAGVEYQDIKATGVSRGGVPLYFSDGSKTNLDTSTNSGTDWSAFNHDSTTVFVGLEHFFSEIWKLKLDAEHKEGTYDQKFGYAYARTINKDTGAGAMLYSTRWNGDTELNAFNANLQGAFEWFGRNHELAFNLFHAAYKSEAPAYPGWYDGGDYRATISNIFDFYNTGAWPEPDLSATGIINGGDVKTTSLSGVIRLKPSDSVSVILGSRLTDWEQTRWSKNTGAAAITSPVTKENGVITPYTGLVVDITDNWSAYASYTSIFEPQSVKDITGNTLDPLEGNNYELGLKAGYLNGRLNISAAVFQMKQENYPVIIGNQVTAPDGSRAYRAEKGVEADGFEVEIAGQLLPGWQIAGGFARAKAEDNNGKPLRSRIPENTFKVFSSYQLHGALSGFTVGGSLRWQDTTYLENTGPNGETFEQKEVFLVDTMAKYLVNDHVTLSLNINNLFDETYYGALDVGSARYGEPRNISLSISYDF, from the coding sequence ATGTCCGATAAGTCTATTTCTGCATTGAGAACCAAAAAGAAAGCAAAACCTGGTATTGATCACATTTGGCCATGGGCCAGGCATTCATGTATTGCACTGGCAATGGCTGCATCAATGCAGGTAATTGCACAGCAACCCATTAATATCCCTGCCCAACCATTAGCAGATGCACTAAAGCAACTGGGGGAAAAAACAGGCCTGCAGATTATTTATGATGCTGCAATTATAAAAGGCCTCAACAGCCAATCGGCGCAAGGATCGAACTCCCAGGAAGTGCTGCGGCAACTCCTGGGAAACACCAATATAAAATATACGATTTCAGGTAATTCGGTGACTTTACATGCACAGAATAATGCTGCCGCTTTGCCATCAGTACAAATTATTAGTGCCCCATTAGGTTCTACTACTGAAGGTTCCGGTTCTTATACGACTGGTGATACCAACAGTTCTACCGGACTGGCCTTGTCCTTGCGCGAGACCCCCCAATCAATTACGGTGATGAGCCATGATCGCTTGAAGGATCAAGGCCTGACTGATGTCGACAAGGTGATGGAGCAGGTTGTAGGTATAGAGCCAGACAGAAGAAGCTCAATAGGTGGCGATTCTGTTGGGTATGTCGCGCGTGGTTTTTTCGTGTCAAATTATCAGGTTGATGGAATCCCCAGGCCAGCTGCTATTTACGGCTTCTCTGAAGATAAAGCCGATCTGCTAGCCTATGACCGCCTTGAAATTGTACGCGGCCCCTCAGGTTTGATGACCGGTGCAGGAAACCCATCCGCTGCTATCAACTTGATCCGCAAACGCCCCACTGATGATTTTCAGGCTAATATATCAGCCAAAACTGGCTCCTGGGATTTGTATCGCCTGCAAACCGATGTTGCTGGTTCATTGAGTGATAGTGGCAAGGTGCGTGGCAGATTTGCTGTAGCCAAACAGGAAAACGATACTTTTGTTGAGCGTGAGCACATTGACCGGCAGATAGTCTATGGTGTTGTGGACGCGATGCTCTTTGAGACAACTGAGGTGTTTGCCGGGGTTGAGTATCAGGACATCAAAGCTACAGGCGTGTCTCGTGGTGGTGTGCCCTTGTATTTCAGTGATGGATCAAAGACAAACCTGGATACCTCCACCAACTCCGGCACTGACTGGTCGGCATTTAATCACGACAGCACAACGGTGTTTGTTGGGTTGGAGCACTTTTTCAGTGAGATCTGGAAGCTGAAACTCGACGCTGAGCATAAAGAGGGAACCTATGACCAGAAGTTTGGCTATGCCTACGCAAGAACCATTAATAAAGACACAGGGGCTGGTGCCATGCTGTACAGCACGCGCTGGAATGGCGATACAGAACTCAACGCCTTCAATGCCAACCTTCAGGGAGCTTTTGAGTGGTTCGGGCGCAACCATGAACTGGCATTCAACCTGTTCCACGCTGCCTATAAGTCAGAGGCACCGGCTTATCCCGGTTGGTATGACGGTGGGGACTACAGGGCTACCATAAGCAATATTTTCGATTTTTATAACACTGGCGCATGGCCGGAGCCTGATTTAAGTGCAACGGGTATCATCAATGGTGGAGATGTAAAAACGACTTCATTGTCTGGTGTTATACGCCTGAAACCATCGGATTCCGTTTCAGTTATTTTGGGTTCACGGCTTACTGACTGGGAACAAACAAGATGGAGTAAAAATACTGGCGCCGCTGCAATAACCTCACCGGTAACCAAGGAAAACGGTGTTATTACTCCCTACACTGGTCTGGTAGTAGATATTACCGATAATTGGTCAGCCTATGCCAGCTATACCAGTATCTTTGAGCCGCAGAGTGTAAAAGATATTACCGGTAACACTCTGGACCCCTTGGAGGGCAATAACTACGAGTTGGGATTAAAGGCGGGATATTTGAACGGGCGGCTTAATATCAGCGCCGCTGTATTTCAAATGAAACAGGAAAACTACCCGGTGATCATAGGTAACCAAGTTACCGCTCCGGATGGCAGTCGTGCCTATCGCGCAGAAAAAGGAGTGGAAGCTGATGGCTTTGAAGTGGAAATCGCTGGCCAGTTGCTTCCAGGTTGGCAGATTGCAGGCGGCTTTGCACGTGCCAAGGCAGAGGACAACAATGGAAAACCATTGAGAAGCAGGATACCTGAAAATACTTTCAAAGTGTTTAGTTCCTACCAGCTCCATGGAGCGCTAAGTGGTTTTACTGTTGGAGGAAGTTTGCGCTGGCAGGATACAACTTATTTAGAAAATACTGGTCCGAATGGTGAAACTTTTGAGCAAAAGGAAGTGTTTTTGGTTGACACAATGGCCAAATATCTCGTGAATGATCATGTCACTCTTAGTCTGAATATCAACAACCTGTTTGATGAAACCTACTACGGTGCACTAGACGTAGGTAGTGCACGTTATGGTGAGCCGAGGAATATTAGCTTATCAATAAGCTATGATTTCTAG